In Streptomyces sp. NBC_01381, a genomic segment contains:
- a CDS encoding SEC-C domain-containing protein, translating into MRPDTPADHIAEAERLERTAGLYPEDAEQLLLQAAAHLELAGERDRATTLYDRLLSPEAASPASAPLLIRALKASNLWEYGHEAEARAIIDGVRAAAPRDPAPWVIVAESLESHDELTQAQETFTEAVELLLTETDVNDPSYEKRPLLFGRHRVRRLLGAEHDSWDALADEISTSPVPLDELHDPKRIWSLGSQDPAELRAEISRIQAELGSYREALSRPFPVAILHWPSTELEELLTAYPSLESEYPSHEAHLSTIESSLRELAASGTPNLGIVTGTVPSYEAFAASEGSEPTDVSLLPQYATTLAARGRAVGWPPRGDEGCWCGSGRVYGECHGRP; encoded by the coding sequence ATGCGCCCCGACACGCCTGCCGACCACATCGCCGAAGCCGAGCGCCTTGAGCGCACGGCCGGCCTGTACCCCGAGGACGCCGAGCAGCTCCTGCTCCAGGCCGCGGCCCACCTGGAGCTGGCCGGCGAACGCGACCGAGCAACGACGCTCTACGACCGTCTCCTGTCCCCGGAGGCCGCCAGCCCGGCCTCGGCCCCGCTCCTCATCCGCGCCCTGAAGGCCTCGAACCTCTGGGAATACGGCCACGAGGCGGAGGCACGGGCGATCATCGACGGAGTCCGGGCGGCGGCTCCGCGGGACCCGGCCCCGTGGGTGATCGTGGCGGAGTCCCTCGAATCGCACGACGAACTGACCCAGGCGCAGGAGACTTTCACCGAGGCGGTGGAACTGCTCCTGACGGAGACGGACGTCAACGACCCGTCGTACGAGAAGCGCCCCCTGCTCTTCGGCCGCCACCGCGTACGCCGCCTGCTGGGCGCGGAGCACGACTCCTGGGACGCCCTGGCGGACGAGATCTCGACGTCCCCCGTCCCCCTGGACGAACTCCACGACCCCAAGCGCATCTGGTCCCTCGGCTCACAGGACCCCGCGGAACTCCGCGCGGAAATCTCCCGAATCCAGGCGGAGTTGGGCTCGTACAGGGAGGCGCTGTCCCGCCCGTTCCCGGTGGCGATCCTGCACTGGCCGTCAACGGAACTGGAAGAACTCCTGACGGCGTACCCGTCGCTGGAATCGGAATACCCGTCCCACGAGGCGCACTTGTCGACCATAGAGTCGTCACTACGAGAACTGGCCGCCTCCGGCACCCCAAACCTGGGCATCGTGACGGGAACGGTCCCGTCGTACGAGGCGTTCGCGGCGTCGGAGGGCTCTGAGCCGACGGACGTGTCCCTGCTGCCGCAGTACGCGACGACGCTGGCGGCACGGGGGCGGGCCGTGGGGTGGCCGCCTCGGGGGGATGAGGGGTGTTGGTGTGGGTCGGGGCGGGTTTATGGGGAGTGTCACGGGAGGCCATAA
- a CDS encoding class E sortase yields MRVPVVVQGRRRTSSVRALWNLAEVAVTLGVVLLLLVAHQLWWTNRQAREGAERQVHALEEEWGRDSQNSRDSRDSRDSAVEQPAPSGGAEDAPASDPDDADPPSPRRQQQAAQAPTPRWDQAYAVLRIPRIGIRVPVAEGVSKSGVLNKGYVGHYGRTAQPGQGGNFALAGHRNTHGEPFRRIDRLRGGDELVVETKGAVYTYVVDKTLAQTSAGDSGVIAPVPRSRLKPGHGYSSPGYYITLTTCTPEYTSKYRLIVWGKLQSMRPR; encoded by the coding sequence GTGCGGGTTCCTGTTGTTGTGCAGGGGCGGCGGAGGACCTCCTCCGTCCGCGCGCTGTGGAACCTTGCCGAAGTCGCCGTCACCCTCGGCGTCGTACTCCTTCTTCTCGTCGCCCATCAGCTGTGGTGGACCAACCGGCAGGCCCGGGAGGGCGCCGAGCGCCAGGTCCACGCCCTTGAGGAGGAGTGGGGGCGCGATTCTCAAAACTCCCGTGACTCCCGTGACTCCCGCGACTCCGCCGTGGAGCAGCCGGCTCCCTCCGGCGGCGCGGAGGATGCGCCCGCCTCCGACCCGGACGACGCCGATCCGCCCTCGCCCCGCCGGCAGCAGCAGGCCGCCCAGGCCCCCACCCCCCGCTGGGATCAGGCCTACGCCGTCCTCCGCATCCCCCGGATCGGGATCCGGGTCCCCGTCGCGGAAGGGGTCAGCAAGAGCGGCGTACTCAACAAGGGGTACGTCGGGCACTACGGGCGCACCGCCCAGCCCGGCCAGGGCGGGAACTTCGCCCTTGCGGGGCATCGGAACACCCACGGTGAGCCGTTCCGGCGGATCGATCGGCTGAGGGGTGGGGATGAACTGGTCGTCGAGACCAAGGGGGCCGTTTACACGTACGTCGTCGACAAGACCCTCGCCCAGACCTCCGCCGGTGACAGCGGCGTCATCGCTCCCGTGCCCCGCAGTCGCCTCAAGCCCGGCCACGGGTACAGCTCGCCCGGGTACTACATCACCCTCACCACCTGCACTCCGGAGTACACCTCCAAGTACCGGCTCATCGTGTGGGGGAAGCTGCAGTCCATGCGCCCCAGGTGA
- a CDS encoding DUF6412 domain-containing protein, with protein sequence MQDVLRKWKGALRPTGLLLFLLVEVVLLDAGSLSAAVALAATAAAGSALALCSLIAARCAPAVPPTRVRTAIRDREQRTAFLPQRDPDAAGRRRPRAPGRLVPTAA encoded by the coding sequence GTGCAGGACGTACTCCGTAAGTGGAAGGGCGCCCTTCGGCCCACCGGGCTGCTGCTCTTCCTTCTCGTCGAAGTCGTACTCCTCGATGCCGGCAGCCTCAGCGCCGCCGTCGCCCTCGCCGCCACCGCCGCCGCAGGGTCCGCGCTCGCCCTCTGCTCCCTGATCGCCGCGCGCTGCGCGCCCGCCGTGCCCCCGACCCGGGTGCGTACGGCCATCCGCGACCGCGAGCAGCGCACCGCGTTCCTGCCCCAGCGCGACCCCGACGCCGCCGGGCGCAGGCGGCCCCGAGCACCGGGACGTCTCGTCCCGACGGCCGCGTAG
- a CDS encoding YidC/Oxa1 family membrane protein insertase: MSAFMSLFADLVGSIADLLQPVFHGSAMAAAIVLFTACVRLLVHPLSRASARGQKARAKLSPQIAELRKKHAKNPEKLQKAVLELHRKEKVSPLSGCLPSLFQLPAFFLLYHLFSSTSIGGEANALLDHKLFAAPLGGRWADALGDGGVFGAQGLVYLGLFAIVAAVATFNFLRTKKQMAASAATTPAGDAGQQMPGMGAMAAMTKVMPLMSFMTLFTVAFVPLAAALYVVTSTTWSAVERAVLYRDMPYGAGALAATAG; encoded by the coding sequence ATGTCCGCCTTTATGTCCCTCTTCGCCGACCTGGTCGGCTCCATCGCCGATCTGCTGCAGCCGGTCTTCCACGGCTCCGCGATGGCCGCCGCCATCGTGCTTTTCACCGCGTGTGTACGTCTCCTCGTCCACCCCTTGTCGCGGGCCTCGGCCCGCGGCCAGAAGGCGCGCGCCAAGCTGTCGCCGCAGATCGCGGAGTTGCGCAAGAAGCACGCCAAGAACCCCGAGAAGCTGCAGAAGGCGGTCCTTGAGCTGCACCGGAAGGAGAAGGTCTCCCCGCTCTCCGGGTGCCTGCCCAGCCTCTTCCAGCTTCCGGCGTTCTTTCTGCTCTACCACCTGTTCTCCAGCACGAGCATCGGCGGCGAGGCCAACGCCCTGCTCGATCACAAGCTCTTCGCCGCGCCCCTCGGCGGGCGCTGGGCCGACGCTCTCGGCGACGGCGGGGTCTTCGGGGCGCAGGGGCTCGTCTATCTCGGGCTCTTCGCGATCGTCGCGGCCGTCGCCACCTTCAATTTCCTGCGTACGAAGAAGCAGATGGCGGCGAGCGCCGCGACCACGCCCGCCGGTGACGCGGGGCAGCAGATGCCCGGCATGGGGGCGATGGCCGCGATGACCAAGGTCATGCCCCTCATGTCCTTCATGACGCTGTTCACCGTCGCCTTCGTGCCGCTGGCCGCCGCGCTGTACGTCGTCACCAGCACCACCTGGAGCGCGGTCGAGCGGGCCGTGCTCTACCGCGACATGCCGTACGGGGCCGGGGCGCTGGCTGCTACTGCCGGGTAA
- a CDS encoding fumarylacetoacetate hydrolase family protein has translation MKLLRVGTAGSERPALLDAEGTLRDLSGTVTDIDGALLADTAALDRIRAAAESGELPALDAAGLRVGPPVGRIGKVVCIGLNYHDHAAETGAATPAEPVVFFKAADTVVGPDDTVLVPRKSVKTDWEVELAVVIGRTARYLDSDEEALAHVAGYAVAHDVSEREFQIERGGTWDKGKNCETFNPLGPWLVTADEVADPQNLSLKLWVNGELKQDGSTSQQIFPVAEVVRYVSQFMTLYPGDVINTGTPAGVAMGQPEPKPYLRAGDVVELEIEGLGRQRQELKGA, from the coding sequence ATGAAGCTGCTCCGAGTCGGTACGGCGGGGTCCGAGCGCCCGGCGCTGCTCGATGCCGAAGGCACCCTGCGGGACCTGTCAGGGACCGTCACGGACATCGACGGCGCGCTGCTCGCCGACACCGCCGCCCTGGACCGGATCCGGGCCGCCGCCGAGTCGGGCGAGCTGCCCGCGCTCGACGCCGCGGGGCTGCGGGTCGGGCCGCCGGTGGGCCGGATCGGCAAGGTCGTGTGCATCGGGCTGAACTATCACGATCATGCGGCCGAGACCGGGGCCGCGACGCCCGCCGAGCCCGTCGTCTTCTTCAAGGCCGCGGACACGGTCGTCGGGCCTGACGACACCGTCCTGGTGCCGCGCAAGTCGGTCAAGACCGACTGGGAGGTCGAGCTCGCGGTCGTCATCGGGCGCACCGCGCGCTACCTGGACTCCGACGAGGAGGCGCTCGCGCACGTCGCCGGGTACGCGGTGGCGCACGACGTGTCGGAGCGCGAGTTCCAGATCGAGCGCGGCGGCACCTGGGACAAGGGCAAGAACTGCGAGACGTTCAACCCGCTGGGCCCGTGGCTCGTGACGGCCGACGAGGTCGCCGACCCGCAGAACCTGTCCCTGAAGCTCTGGGTCAACGGCGAGCTGAAGCAGGACGGCTCCACGTCGCAGCAGATCTTCCCGGTCGCTGAAGTGGTGCGCTACGTAAGCCAGTTCATGACCCTGTACCCGGGGGATGTCATCAACACGGGTACGCCGGCGGGTGTCGCCATGGGGCAGCCGGAGCCCAAGCCTTATCTGCGGGCCGGGGATGTTGTTGAGCTTGAGATTGAGGGGCTGGGGCGGCAGCGGCAGGAGCTGAAGGGGGCGTAG
- a CDS encoding heme-degrading domain-containing protein, with the protein MTTPATPAAPTVDELESQELRLVLPQFTYDDAWALGSLLVDLARERGAPVAIDITRGGQQLFHAALPGSTPDNDAWIARKRRVVERYGCSSLLVGTRFRAKGTTFEESSRLDPDAYAAHGGAFPIAVRGAGVIGAVVVSGLPQIEDHAMVVEALERFA; encoded by the coding sequence ATGACGACGCCTGCCACACCCGCCGCACCGACGGTGGACGAGCTGGAGTCCCAGGAACTCCGCCTGGTCCTCCCCCAGTTCACGTACGACGACGCCTGGGCGCTCGGCAGCCTCCTGGTCGACCTGGCCCGCGAGCGCGGGGCCCCGGTGGCGATCGACATCACCCGCGGCGGCCAGCAGCTCTTCCACGCGGCCCTGCCGGGTTCGACCCCGGACAACGACGCCTGGATCGCCCGCAAGCGCCGCGTCGTCGAACGCTACGGCTGCTCGTCCCTCCTGGTCGGCACCCGTTTCCGCGCCAAGGGCACGACGTTCGAGGAGTCCTCACGCCTGGACCCGGACGCGTACGCGGCGCACGGCGGCGCGTTCCCGATCGCGGTGAGGGGCGCGGGGGTCATCGGCGCGGTGGTGGTGTCGGGGCTGCCGCAGATCGAGGATCACGCGATGGTGGTGGAGGCTCTGGAGCGGTTCGCGTAA
- a CDS encoding Gfo/Idh/MocA family oxidoreductase, with translation MTGTGSPLRVALIGYGLAGSVFHAPLIAATEGLALDTVVTSNPERQAQARAEFGDELRFAATADELWDRADELDLVVIASPNKTHVALAHAALKAGLPVVVDKPIAGTAAEARELAALADDRGLLLSVFQNRRWDNDFRTLQKLVADGELGDVWRFESRFERWRPQPKGGWRESGDPEEIGGLLYDLGSHVVDQALVLFGPAMSVYAESDIRRPGAAADDDTFIAITHASGVRSHLYVSATTAQLGPRFRALGSKAGYVKYGLDPQEAALREGERPTPEGGGNWGVEPESLWGRVGSGESPLTGGGTPVRTLPGDYPAYYAAVAAALRGTGTNPVSAYEAAAALDVLEAARRSARDSVTVIV, from the coding sequence ATGACTGGTACAGGCTCCCCTCTGCGCGTGGCCCTCATCGGATACGGCCTCGCGGGCTCCGTCTTCCACGCCCCGCTGATCGCCGCCACCGAGGGCCTGGCCCTCGACACGGTCGTCACGTCGAACCCCGAGCGCCAGGCACAGGCCCGCGCCGAGTTCGGCGACGAGCTGCGGTTCGCCGCGACGGCCGACGAGCTGTGGGACCGCGCGGACGAGCTCGACCTGGTCGTGATCGCGTCCCCGAACAAGACGCACGTCGCGCTCGCGCACGCCGCCCTCAAGGCCGGCCTCCCCGTGGTCGTCGACAAGCCGATCGCCGGCACCGCCGCCGAGGCGCGCGAGCTCGCCGCCCTCGCCGACGACCGCGGCCTTCTCCTGTCCGTCTTCCAGAACCGCCGCTGGGACAACGACTTCCGTACGCTCCAGAAGCTCGTGGCCGACGGCGAGCTCGGCGACGTATGGCGCTTCGAGTCCCGCTTCGAGCGCTGGCGTCCGCAGCCCAAGGGCGGCTGGCGCGAGTCCGGTGACCCCGAAGAGATCGGAGGTCTGCTCTACGACCTCGGGTCCCACGTGGTCGACCAGGCCCTGGTCCTCTTCGGCCCGGCGATGTCCGTATACGCCGAGTCCGACATCCGCCGCCCCGGCGCGGCGGCCGACGACGACACGTTCATCGCGATCACGCACGCGAGCGGCGTCCGCTCGCATCTGTACGTGAGCGCAACGACCGCCCAACTCGGCCCGCGTTTCCGTGCGTTGGGATCGAAAGCGGGCTACGTCAAGTACGGCCTCGACCCACAGGAGGCAGCCCTGCGCGAGGGCGAGCGCCCGACCCCCGAGGGCGGGGGCAACTGGGGCGTCGAGCCCGAGTCGCTGTGGGGCCGCGTCGGCTCCGGCGAGTCCCCGCTGACCGGCGGCGGCACCCCGGTCCGGACGCTGCCGGGCGACTACCCCGCGTACTACGCCGCCGTGGCCGCCGCACTCCGCGGCACCGGCACGAACCCGGTCTCCGCGTACGAGGCGGCCGCGGCCCTCGACGTCCTGGAGGCGGCCCGCCGCTCGGCGCGCGACAGCGTGACGGTGATCGTATGA
- a CDS encoding ROK family transcriptional regulator, with amino-acid sequence MNRTDGARAVGGGGGGARASGAGVNLLALRGHNAALVLDLLRTADADGISRLEIAERTGLTPQAVSKITARLRTEGLAAEAGRRASTGGKPRTLLRLVPEAGHAVGLHLDRDELTAVLADLTGRVVAERRAPLDFGAGADAVVDAAVDVVRELVRLPGDPGRLLGVGIALPGPLDHTDGVLHRVTGFPAWDGFPLREAFAARLGLPVVVDKDTNAAALGLALGGVAESFAYLHLGTGLGAGLVLSGGLYRGARTGAGEFGHQVIQLDGPRCGCGDRGCIEALCLAAVARGDTAEAARALGVGAANLVSLLDIDRVLLGGRAVFAAAESFVRGVGEVVSERVRRGGGDTEVPVAVASGGDRGVAEGAAQLVLAPVFGRGG; translated from the coding sequence GTGAACAGGACTGATGGTGCGAGGGCGGTCGGCGGCGGCGGTGGCGGCGCCAGGGCGAGCGGCGCAGGGGTGAACCTGCTTGCGCTGCGCGGGCACAACGCCGCCCTCGTGCTGGACCTGCTGCGCACGGCGGACGCGGACGGCATAAGCCGCCTGGAGATCGCCGAGCGCACGGGGCTCACCCCGCAGGCCGTCAGCAAGATCACCGCACGGCTGCGTACGGAGGGACTCGCGGCGGAGGCGGGCCGCCGCGCGTCGACCGGGGGCAAACCGCGGACGCTTCTGCGCCTCGTCCCCGAGGCCGGTCACGCGGTCGGCCTTCACCTGGACCGCGACGAACTGACCGCGGTCCTCGCGGACCTGACGGGGCGGGTGGTCGCGGAACGGCGGGCTCCGCTGGACTTCGGGGCGGGCGCGGACGCGGTGGTCGACGCGGCGGTGGATGTGGTGCGGGAACTGGTCCGTCTCCCGGGGGATCCGGGGCGGCTGCTCGGCGTCGGCATCGCGCTGCCGGGGCCGCTTGACCACACGGACGGCGTGCTGCACCGGGTGACCGGGTTCCCCGCGTGGGACGGGTTTCCGCTGCGGGAAGCGTTCGCCGCGCGGCTTGGGCTGCCGGTCGTCGTCGACAAGGACACGAACGCGGCCGCGCTCGGCCTGGCCCTCGGCGGTGTGGCGGAGTCCTTCGCGTATCTGCACCTGGGTACGGGACTCGGCGCGGGTCTCGTCCTCTCCGGCGGCCTCTACCGCGGCGCGCGGACCGGCGCCGGCGAATTCGGCCACCAGGTGATCCAGCTGGACGGCCCGCGGTGCGGCTGCGGCGACCGCGGCTGCATCGAGGCACTGTGCCTCGCGGCGGTGGCCCGCGGCGACACCGCGGAGGCGGCCCGCGCGCTTGGCGTGGGCGCGGCGAACCTGGTGAGCCTGCTGGACATCGACCGCGTGCTGCTGGGTGGGCGGGCAGTCTTCGCGGCCGCGGAGTCCTTCGTACGCGGAGTGGGCGAGGTCGTCTCCGAGCGTGTGCGGCGGGGCGGCGGCGATACGGAGGTGCCGGTGGCGGTGGCTTCGGGTGGGGATCGCGGGGTGGCGGAGGGGGCGGCACAGTTGGTGCTTGCGCCGGTGTTCGGGCGGGGCGGGTAG